A single genomic interval of Eurosta solidaginis isolate ZX-2024a chromosome 3, ASM4086904v1, whole genome shotgun sequence harbors:
- the Tdc2 gene encoding aromatic-L-amino-acid decarboxylase, with translation MDSEAFRKHGTEMVEYICKYMNTLKDRRVTPSVEPGYLRHLIPSEAPYEPEEWNKIMQDVEDKIMPGVTHWQHPQFHAYFPAGNAYESILGDMLGDGIGCIGFSWAASPACTELETIVLDWLGKAIGLPSHFLALTDGSTGGGVIQTSASECVLVCMLAARAQALKRLMAKNPLTEESHLLSKLIAYCSKEAHSCVEKAAMISFVKLRILEPDENASLRGRTLIEAMLEDELQGLVPFFVSTTLGTTGSCAFDNLPEIGQELQKFPSVWLHVDAAYAGNSFICPELKPLLKGIEYADSFNTNPNKWLLTNFDCSTLWVRDRIRLTSALVVDPLYLKHCYDDAAIDYRHWGVPLSRRFRSLKLWFVLRSYGISGLQKYIRRHIELAKRFEQHVLKDKRFEICNQVKLGLVCFRLKGSDKLNEKLLSAINESGKLHMVPASVNDKYIIRFCAVAQNANENDIDYAWETIVDFATELLEKEQHDELSEIINRKKEDTLAKKRSFFVRMVSDPKIYNPAINKAGTPNMSLDATSPVVGHSSNPIIRTQTSIDRNTWISWPLAFLFNSNNDEGGQKSNVSLRFRHLDTNVRPTSSRRNSGATSSPSPDNELGFINLKKSPMKITAPSPRKGGLSPKPTNNHA, from the exons ATGGATAGTGAGGCATTTCGAAAACATGGCACTGAGATGGTGGAATATATTTGCAAATACATGAATACGCTTAAGGATCGACGTGTTACGCCCAGTGTGGAGCCTGGATACCTCAGACATTTAATAccat cTGAGGCGCCATATGAGCCCGAGGAATGGAACAAAATAATGCAAGATGTTGAAGATAAAATAATGCCAGGTGTTACTCATTGGCAACATCCACAATTTCATGCTTACTTTCCCGCGGGAAATGCTTACGAATCAATCTTGGGTGATATGTTGGGCGATGGCATCGGTTGTATTGGCTTCTCATGGGCAGCGAGTCCGGCATGTACAGAGTTGGAAACGATTGTTCTAGATTGGTTGG gcaaAGCTATTGGACTGCCAAGCCACTTTTTGGCATTAACAGATGGCAGCACAGGTGGGGGTGTTATACAG ACCTCCGCCTCAGAATGTGTTTTGGTTTGTATGCTGGCGGCACGCGCTCAAGCGCTTAAACGCCTTATGGCTAAAAATCCCTTGACCGAAGAAAGTCATCTATTATCGAAATTGATTGCCTATTGTTCGAAGGAGGCGCACAGTTGTGTTGAGAAGGCGGCTATGATAAGTTTTGTAAAATTGCGCATTTTAGAGCCCGATGAAAATGCCAGCTTGCGCGGCAGAACTTTGATTGAGGCTATGTTGGAGGATGAGCTACAAGGTTTAGTGCCGTTTTTTGTTTCCACAACGCTGGGCACTACTGGTTCATGTGCCTTTGATAACCTACCGGAGATTGGACAAGAATTGCAGAAATTTCCAAGTGTTTGGTTGCATGTAGATGCTGCCTATGCTGGCAACTCTTTTATTTGTCCCGAATTGAAGCCGTTACTTAAG GGCATCGAATACGCTGACTCATTTAACACAAATCCCAATAAATGGTTGTTAACAAATTTTGATTGCTCAACATTGTGGGTACGCGATCGTATCCGTCTGACATCAGCACTTGTGGTAGATCCGTTATATCTTAAGCATTGCTATGATGATGCAGCTATTGATTATCGTCATTGGGGAGTTCCACTCAGTCGACGGTTTCGCTCATTAAAGTTGTG gttcgttTTACGTTCATATGGAATTTCCGGACTACAAAAATACATAAGACGCCACATCGAATTGGCTAAACGCTTCGAACAGCATGTGCTCAAAGATAAACGCTTCGAAATTTGTAATCAAGTCAAG CTTGGTTTGGTTTGTTTCCGTTTAAAGGGCAGCGATAAACTCAATGAGAAACTACTCAGTGCTATTAATGAGTCAGGCAAATTACATATGGTGCCGGCAAGTGTTAACGATAAATATATAATACGTTTCTGTGCTGTAGCACAAAATGCCAATGAGAATGATATCGATTATGCCTGGGAGACTATAGTCGACTTTGCTACAGAATTGCTTGAAAAGGAGCAACACGATGAATTATCCGAAATAATTAATCGCAAAAAAGAGGATACTTTGGCTAAGAAACGTTCATTCTTTGTACGTATGGTGAGTGATCCCAAAATCTATAATCCAGCTATTAATAAGGCTGGTACACCAAATATGTCATTGGATGCTACATCACCAGTGGTGGGACACTCCTCGAATCCAATTATAAGAACCCAAACATCGATAGATCGTAATACATGGATCTCATGGCCGTTGGCTTTTCTTTTTAATAGTAATAACGATGAGGGTGGACAAAAGAGTAATGTTTCATTACG TTTTCGTCATTTAGACACAAATGTAAGACCAACATCATCAAGGCGGAACTCTGGTGCCACCTCTTCGCCATCGCCTGATAATGAGTTAGGCTTTATCAATTTAAAGAAATCACCAATGAAAATAACAGCACCGTCACCTCGCAAGGGTGGTCTCTCACCAAAGCCCACTAATAATCATGCTTAA